The proteins below come from a single Garra rufa chromosome 3, GarRuf1.0, whole genome shotgun sequence genomic window:
- the snrpf gene encoding small nuclear ribonucleoprotein F, translating to MSLPLNPKPFLNGLTGKPVMVKLKWGMEYKGYLVSVDGYMNMQLANTEEYVDGALAGHLGEVLIRCNNVLYIRGVEEEEEDGEMRE from the exons ATG AGTTTGCCGCTGAACCCCAAGCCCTTTCTGAACGGTCTCACGGGAAAACCTGTGATGGTGAAGCTGAAGTGGGGTATGGAGTACAAGGGCTACCTGGTATCGGTGGACGGCTACATGAACATGCAG TTGGCCAACACAGAAGAGTATGTGGATGGAGCATTAGCGGGACATCTTGGTGAGGTGCTTATCAG GTGTAATAACGTTTTGTACATAAGAGGAgtagaagaagaggaagaagacgGCGAGATGAGAGAATGA